The following coding sequences are from one Frigoribacterium sp. Leaf415 window:
- a CDS encoding proline-rich domain-containing protein, producing MTDQTRPSGDDQGHDGPPTEGQQHEGQQHEGQQPQGQHPQGQGPEQGHEPPAAPAAFPYQGLPYGQQPEGQAQQPSGYGHQLYGSAPQPGDHGQPQGAYEQSPGAYGQPQAAYEQPHGASGHPQEAPGQDAYGRPTQQFAYAQAPTPPAPRTPEQAARRRRLLIGLIGGAALLLVLVVAGAVTFATMSASHRPEATVRDYLGAVQAGEVERALALDGTEVADSDVLLTDDAYAAADDQVDGFQLGAVSTDGDDAQVEAVVHRADGSTHAQDFTLVRDGRDLLFFDRWALQPVDLGTVSVQVAGPASAEIAVDGTPVTRGSDGSVSLKAFPGSYEVALAAENESYSATAATAVVEGADVAAQPTLLTTTLTPAGTTTATAAVDAWVAGCIASTDLRPEGCSFGLYDTESGRYTLSGQKWTLESAPQFTVGDWQDGGWTVSTTTPGSASFTAQGVDAAGNSGIYGSLAPVPVRVGGLISDVTAEGATFTSSVATPLT from the coding sequence ATGACCGATCAGACCAGACCGAGCGGCGACGACCAGGGGCACGACGGGCCGCCGACCGAGGGGCAGCAGCACGAAGGGCAGCAGCACGAGGGGCAGCAGCCTCAGGGGCAGCACCCTCAGGGACAGGGGCCCGAGCAGGGGCACGAGCCGCCGGCAGCGCCTGCCGCGTTCCCGTACCAGGGCCTGCCGTACGGGCAGCAGCCCGAGGGGCAGGCGCAGCAGCCGTCCGGCTACGGGCACCAGCTCTACGGTTCGGCGCCGCAACCGGGCGACCACGGACAGCCGCAGGGTGCGTACGAGCAATCGCCCGGCGCGTACGGACAGCCGCAGGCGGCATACGAGCAACCGCACGGCGCCTCCGGGCACCCGCAGGAGGCGCCCGGGCAGGATGCCTACGGCCGACCGACCCAGCAGTTCGCGTACGCGCAGGCTCCGACTCCCCCGGCACCGAGGACGCCCGAGCAGGCCGCGCGACGTCGGCGACTGCTGATCGGCCTCATCGGTGGAGCAGCCCTGCTGCTCGTGCTGGTCGTGGCGGGTGCCGTGACGTTCGCCACGATGAGCGCCTCCCACCGGCCCGAGGCGACCGTCCGCGACTACCTCGGCGCGGTCCAGGCCGGAGAGGTCGAACGTGCCCTGGCCCTCGACGGCACCGAGGTCGCCGACAGCGACGTCCTGCTGACCGACGACGCCTACGCCGCGGCCGACGACCAGGTCGACGGATTCCAGCTGGGCGCCGTCTCGACCGACGGAGACGACGCGCAGGTCGAGGCCGTCGTGCACCGCGCCGACGGGTCGACCCACGCGCAGGACTTCACGCTCGTGCGCGACGGGCGCGATCTGCTGTTCTTCGACCGCTGGGCACTCCAGCCGGTCGACCTCGGCACGGTCTCGGTGCAGGTCGCCGGCCCGGCGTCGGCCGAGATCGCCGTCGACGGCACGCCCGTCACACGGGGGTCCGACGGCTCGGTGAGCCTCAAGGCCTTCCCCGGCAGCTACGAGGTCGCCCTCGCCGCCGAGAACGAGTCGTACTCCGCCACCGCCGCCACGGCCGTGGTCGAGGGTGCCGACGTCGCCGCCCAGCCGACCCTGCTCACCACCACCCTCACGCCGGCGGGCACGACGACGGCGACCGCAGCCGTCGACGCCTGGGTCGCGGGCTGCATCGCTTCGACCGATCTGCGTCCGGAGGGCTGCAGCTTCGGCCTGTACGACACGGAGTCGGGCCGGTACACGTTGTCCGGGCAGAAGTGGACCCTCGAGTCCGCGCCGCAGTTCACCGTCGGCGACTGGCAGGACGGCGGCTGGACGGTCAGCACGACGACACCGGGCTCGGCCTCCTTCACCGCCCAAGGGGTCGACGCTGCGGGCAACAGCGGCATCTACGGCTCGCTCGCACCGGTGCCGGTGCGGGTGGGCGGCCTGATCAGCGACGTGACCGCCGAGGGTGCCACGTTCACGTCGAGCGTCGCCACGCCGCTCACCTGA
- the mshD gene encoding mycothiol synthase, with amino-acid sequence MTGALDATRASFVPTLARAATEADGSPPFSDQTLVDVRSGAATVVGDPHAAAVLRDGEAELVVHPDDRRQGRGAELLQRLVDETEGPLLLWAHGDHPGSRVLAARFGLAETRRLLQQRADVPTEPRTPRLRDGDRVASFRPGVDDRAWLDLNARAFADHPEQGSLVQSDLDARQAEPWFDAGDFVLLWRNDELLAFCWLKLDEGQPGEFYAVGVSPDHQGEGLGGAVVDAGFARLTERGAGTAALYVEGDNTAALRLYAARGFTDHAVDVQYTLTR; translated from the coding sequence GTGACGGGCGCTCTCGACGCGACCCGCGCCTCCTTCGTGCCCACGCTCGCCCGCGCGGCCACCGAGGCCGACGGCAGCCCGCCGTTCTCCGACCAGACGCTGGTCGACGTCCGGTCGGGCGCGGCGACCGTGGTCGGCGATCCGCATGCCGCGGCGGTGCTGCGCGACGGCGAGGCCGAACTGGTCGTGCACCCCGACGACCGCCGACAGGGTCGCGGCGCCGAGCTGCTGCAGCGACTCGTCGACGAGACCGAGGGTCCGCTGCTGCTCTGGGCCCACGGCGACCACCCGGGCTCGCGCGTGCTCGCCGCGCGCTTCGGCCTCGCCGAGACGCGGCGCCTGTTGCAACAGCGTGCCGACGTCCCCACCGAGCCCCGCACACCCCGCCTGCGTGACGGCGACCGGGTCGCCTCGTTCCGACCGGGCGTCGACGATCGGGCCTGGCTCGACCTCAACGCCCGGGCGTTCGCCGACCACCCCGAGCAGGGCTCGCTCGTCCAGTCCGACCTCGACGCCCGGCAGGCCGAGCCGTGGTTCGACGCCGGCGACTTCGTCCTGCTCTGGCGCAATGACGAACTGCTCGCCTTCTGCTGGCTGAAGCTCGACGAGGGTCAGCCCGGAGAGTTCTACGCGGTCGGCGTCTCGCCCGACCACCAGGGCGAAGGGCTCGGAGGCGCGGTGGTCGACGCCGGGTTCGCCCGCCTCACCGAGCGCGGGGCCGGCACCGCGGCGCTGTACGTCGAAGGTGACAACACCGCCGCCCTCCGGCTCTACGCGGCTCGCGGGTTCACGGACCACGCGGTCGACGTGCAGTACACGCTCACGCGCTGA
- a CDS encoding aspartate/glutamate racemase family protein: MRLRLINPNTTQAMTAAIGRTAAAVVGPGTRVEALGPSMGPASIESHYEEALAVPGVLELVRDGERDGVDATVLACFGDPGLDAARELATGPVLGIAEAGMHAASMVGRGFGIVTTLGRTVGRSRELVQRYGFADRCVDVRACEVSVLGLDDPSSDARALIVDECHEVLASGADAVLLGCAGMTDLCRSISNEIGAPVVDGVAAATVFAESLVRLGLVTGKRGEYARPPLKEITGLLSPFALGGAPALL, translated from the coding sequence ATGAGGCTCCGCCTGATCAACCCCAACACCACACAGGCCATGACCGCCGCGATCGGCCGCACCGCGGCCGCCGTCGTCGGGCCGGGCACCCGCGTCGAGGCCCTCGGCCCGTCGATGGGTCCCGCGTCGATCGAGAGCCATTACGAGGAGGCGCTGGCGGTACCCGGTGTCCTCGAGCTGGTCCGCGACGGAGAACGCGACGGTGTCGACGCCACCGTGCTCGCCTGCTTCGGTGACCCGGGGTTGGACGCCGCTCGCGAGCTGGCGACCGGCCCGGTGCTGGGCATCGCCGAGGCCGGCATGCACGCGGCCTCGATGGTCGGACGCGGCTTCGGCATCGTGACCACGCTCGGGCGCACGGTCGGGCGGTCCCGCGAACTGGTGCAGCGGTACGGCTTCGCCGACCGGTGCGTCGACGTCCGGGCGTGCGAGGTGTCGGTGCTGGGACTCGACGACCCCTCGTCGGACGCGCGCGCCCTGATCGTCGACGAGTGCCACGAGGTCCTGGCGTCGGGGGCCGACGCGGTCCTGCTCGGCTGCGCCGGGATGACCGACCTCTGTCGGTCGATCTCGAACGAGATCGGCGCCCCCGTCGTCGACGGGGTCGCTGCCGCGACGGTGTTCGCCGAGTCGCTCGTGCGGCTGGGGCTCGTCACCGGCAAGCGCGGCGAGTACGCGCGGCCGCCGCTCAAGGAGATCACCGGCCTGCTGTCACCGTTCGCGCTGGGCGGTGCGCCGGCCCTGCTCTGA